One stretch of Malus domestica chromosome 14, GDT2T_hap1 DNA includes these proteins:
- the LOC108169259 gene encoding probably inactive leucine-rich repeat receptor-like protein kinase At5g06940 — MATSCKHPLLLSLISTFFLLTSALLSEPDILLTFKASIKDPQNSLSTWSNTSGTHHCQWAGINCTATTTTTLSVTSLNLQSFNLSGDISPAICGLPYLSELNLAGNFFNQPIPLHLSQCTSLETLNLSNNLIWGTILNQISQFGNLKVLDLSKNRVEGNIPQAIGALHSLQFLNLGSNLLTGSVPSIFANLTELVVLDLSQNTYLVSEIPTDIGKLVKLEKLFLQSSGFHGVIPNSLVGLQSLSVLDFSQNNLTGRVPQILGFSLKNLVSFDVSENRLSGFFPNGICNGKYLINLSLHTNVFNGTIPNSISECSRLEVFEVQNNLFSGDFPVGLWSLPKIKLLRAENNRFSGEIPDSVSMAGQLEQVQIDNNSFTGKIPHGLGLVKSLYRFSASLNGLYGELPTNFCDSPVMSIVNLSHNALLGQIPEVKNCRKLVSLSLADNNLSGSIPESLGELPVLTYLDLSDNKLTGPLPQALQNLKLALFNVSFNQLSGRVPYSLIAGLPASFLQGNPDLCGPGLLDSCSDDQPRHHSSDLTTLTSALISLAFAVGTLIIAGGFIFYHRYYKQRAQVGLWRSVFFYPLRVTEHDLMMGMDEKSAAGCGGVFGRVYIVSLPSGELVAVKKLVNFGIQSSKTLKAEIKTLAKIRHKNIVKVLGFCYSDDSIFLIYEFQQKGSLGDLICRPDFNLQWSVRLRIAIGIAQGLAYLHKDYVPHLLHRNLKSNNILLDAEFEPKLTDFALDRIVGEAAFQSTLASESTLSCYNAPECKYTKKVTEQMDVYSYGVVLLELVTGRPAEQAEPSESLDIVKWVRRKVNITNGAVQVLDPKIKNSSQQEILGALEIALCCTSVMPEKRPSMSEVVRSLQSLDSRTHGAVIDFSSFEEH, encoded by the exons atGGCTACTTCCTGCAAACATCCTTTACTTCTCTCTCTAATCTCCACATTTTTCCTTCTCACTTCAGCATTATTATCAGAACCAGACATTCTTCTCACCTTCAAGGCCTCCATTAAAGACCCCCAAAACTCACTCTCAACCTGGTCCAACACCTCGGGCACCCACCACTGCCAATGGGCTGGAATCAACTGcactgccaccaccaccaccacactcTCCGTCACCTCCCtcaacctccaaagcttcaatctTTCAGGTGACATCTCACCCGCAATCTGTGGGCTCCCTTATCTGTCAGAGCTCAACCTTGCAGGCAACTTCTTCAACCAGCCCATCCCTCTCCACCTCTCTCAGTGCACTTCTCTGGAGACTTTGAATCTCAGCAACAATTTAATCTGGGGTACAATCTTGAACCAGATTTCTCAGTTTGGTAACTTGAAAGTTCTCGACTTGAGCAAAAACCGTGTTGAAGGAAACATCCCGCAAGCCATTGGTGCACTCCACAGCCTCCAATTTCTCAACTTGGGAAGCAACTTGCTTACGG gtaGTGTGCCCTCTATTTTTGCGAATTTGACTGAGCTAGTTGTTCTTGATCTGTCCCAAAATACGTACTTGGTGAGTGAGATTCCTACAGACATTGGGAAGCTTGTGAAGCTTGAGAAGTTGTTCTTGCAAAGCTCTGGTTTTCATGGTGTAATTCCTAATTCTTTGGTGGGTCTACAAAGTTTGAGTGTTTTGGACTTTTCCCAAAATAACTTAACAGGTAGGGTTCCTCAGATACTAGGGTTTTCTCTCAAAAACTTGGTGTCCTTTGATGTTTCAGAGAATAGGCTTTCTGGGTTTTTCCCAAATGGCATCTGTAACGGAAAATACCTTATAAACCTCAGCCTTCACACAAATGTGTTCAATGGTACAATACCGAACTCCATTAGTGAATGCTCAAGGCTTGAGGTGTTTGAAGTTCAAAACAATTTGTTTTCTGGGGATTTCCCAGTTGGGCTATGGTCATTGCCCAAAATTAAGCTCTTAAGAGCTGAGAATAACCGGTTTTCGGGAGAAATACCTGATTCAGTATCAATGGCTGGTCAGTTGGAGCAGGTTCAAATAGATAACAACAGCTTCACTGGCAAAATTCCTCATGGTCTTGGGTTAGTCAAGAGTTTATATAGATTCTCGGCTTCTCTTAATGGTTTATATGGTGAACTCCCAACAAACTTCTGTGACTCCCCTGTTATGAGTATAGTGAATCTCTCCCACAATGCGCTCTTGGGTCAAATTCCGGAGGTTAAGAATTGCAGGAAGCTAGTGTCATTGTCTTTGGCAGACAACAATCTTAGTGGGAGTATCCCAGAATCTCTTGGTGAATTACCAGTGCTAACTTACCTTGATCTTTCTGACAATAAGCTAACCGGTCCCCTTCCACAGGCGCTTCAGAACTTGAAGCTTGCACTCTTCAATGTTTCCTTTAATCAGCTATCTGGTAGAGTCCCCTACTCTCTTATCGCAGGCCTCCCAGCTTCATTTCTTCAAGGAAATCCTGACCTTTGCGGTCCAGGATTACTCGACTCTTGTTCTGATGACCAGCCAAGACACCATTCTTCTGATCTTACGACATTGACAAGTGCCTTGATATCTTTAGCTTTTGCTGTTGGAACTCTGATTATTGCTggtgggtttattttttatcatcGATATTATAAGCAGCGAGCTCAAGTCGGCCTTTGGCGTTCGGTGTTCTTTTATCCTCTCAGAGTCACTGAGCATGACTTGATGATGGGAATGGATGAGAAATCTGCTGCAGGGTGTGGTGGGGTGTTTGGTAGAGTTTACATTGTAAGTTTACCAAGTGGTGAACTTGTTGCTGTGAAGAAGCTTGTGAATTTCGGGATCCAGTCTTCGAAAACTTTGAAGGCTGAGATCAAGACCTTGGCCAAGATAAGGCATAAGAACATTGTAAAAGTTCTGGGATTCTGCTATTCCGATGATTCAATATTTCTGATATATGAGTTCCAACAGAAAGGGAGCTTGGGGGACTTGATCTGCAGACCTGATTTTAATTTGCAGTGGAGTGTTAGATTGAGAATTGCCATTGGCATTGCGCAAGGACTGGCATACCTCCACAAGGATTATGTTCCTCATTTGCTTCATAGAAATCTCAAGTCAAACAATATCCTTCTGGATGCAGAGTTTGAACCAAAGCTCACAGATTTTGCTCTCGACAGAATTGTGGGAGAAGCTGCCTTTCAATCAACCTTGGCTTCAGAATCTACTTTATCCTGTTACAATGCGCCAG AATGCAAGTACACTAAGAAAGTAACTGAACAAATGGATGTTTACAGCTACGGTGTTGTACTATTGGAGCTCGTGACAGGCCGGCCAGCTGAGCAAGCGGAGCCATCCGAGTCTCTTGACATTGTAAAGTGGGTGCGACGGAAGGTCAACATTACAAATGGCGCTGTCCAAGTTCTCGatcccaaaataaaaaattcttccCAGCAAGAGATACTAGGAGCTTTAGAAATCGCTCTCTGTTGCACTTCTGTGATGCCGGAGAAAAGACCTTCCATGTCTGAAGTCGTGAGATCACTTCAGTCCCTGGACTCGAGGACCCACGGGGCAGTTATCGACTTCTCTTCCTTTGAGGAACATTGA
- the LOC103454294 gene encoding zinc finger A20 and AN1 domain-containing stress-associated protein 8-like yields the protein MESHDETGCQAPDRPILCVNNCGFFGRVATMNMCSKCYKDTLLKQDQAKLAASSIDSIVNGVSSSSNIVIDPVVASVVDVQVVQVGTSIVSTEPSSDSSSSMKIEVKEKKGPSKCTTCRKRVGLTGFNCKCGNTLCASHRYSDKHDCPFDYKTAGQDAIAKANPIVKADKLDKI from the coding sequence ATGGAATCTCATGATGAAACTGGATGCCAAGCACCAGACCGTCCGATACTTTGTGTTAACAACTGTGGATTCTTTGGAAGGGTTGCGACAATGAACATGTGTTCCAAGTGTTACAAGGACACGCTCTTAAAGCAGGACCAAGCTAAATTGGCTGCATCATCCATTGACAGTATTGTGAATGGcgtcagcagcagcagcaacatcgTCATTGACCCGGTTGTTGCAAGTGTTGTCGATGTGCAAGTTGTACAAGTGGGGACCAGTATTGTTTCAACAGAACCATCCAGTGACTCATCctcaagcatgaaaattgaggtgaaagaaaaaaagggaccAAGCAAATGCACTACTTGCCGAAAGCGCGTTGGTTTAACTGGGTTCAATTGCAAATGTGGAAACACCTTATGTGCGAGCCATCGTTATTCCGACAAACATGACTGTCCTTTTGATTATAAGACTGCTGGTCAGGATGCTATTGCGAAAGCCAATCCTATTGTGAAGGCAGACAAACTTGATAAAATCTAG
- the LOC103454292 gene encoding chaperone protein dnaJ 6 — MGKRKKARVSEQKQQPPPQVEDDEEEHERSDEDRDPPTSTNEKSLYEVLGVERSATQQEIKKAYHKLALRLHPDKNPGDEEAKEKFQQLQKVISILGDEEKRALYDETGCLDDDDLAGDVVQNLHEYFRVIYKKVTEADIEEFEANYRGSDSEKKDLIDLYSQCKGNMNRLFCSMICSDPKLDSHRFKDILDEAIAAGELKSTKAYMKWAKKVSETKPPTSPLRRKTKAKKQTEDLYAIISQRRSERKNQFDSMFSSLVSRYGGNTSSSEPTEEEFEATQKKLERKRSSTKSKRK; from the exons ATGGGGAAGAGAAAGAAAGCTAGGGTTTCTGAGCAGAAGCAGCAACCACCACCACAAGTCGAAGACGACGAAGAAGAGCACGAACGGAGCGACGAAGATCGCGACCCCCCGACTTCCACCAACGAGAAGAGCCTCTATGAG GTTCTTGGCGTGGAGAGAAGCGCTACTCAGCAGGAAATAAAGAAAGCGTACCATAAATTAGCATTGCGATTGCATCCGGATAAGAATCCCGGTGATGAG GAAGCTAAAGAAAAGTTTCAGCAATTGCAAAAGGTGATATCGATTCTCGGGGATGAGGAGAAACGAGCACTCTATGACGAGACGGGTTGCCTTGATGATGAT GACCTTGCTGGTGATGTTGTTCAGAATCTGCATGAATATTTCCGGGTCATATATAAAAAG GTCACCGAAGCTGATATCGAAGAATTTGAAGCAAACTACAGGGGATCTGATTCCGAGAAGAAAGATTTGATTGATCTGTATAGCCAGTGCAAGGGGAATATGAACAG ACTATTCTGTTCGATGATATGTTCTGATCCTAAACTCGATTCACACCGCTTCAAGGATATCCTTGATGAGGCAATAGCTGCAG GAGAACTGAAATCAACCAAAGCCTACATGAAATGGGCAAAGAAAGTATCTGAAACAAAACCTCCTACCAGCCCTTTAAGGAGAAAGACCAA GGCAAAGAAACAGACAGAAGATCTGTATGCAATCATATCTCAGCGCCGCAGTGAGAGGAAAAACCAGTTTGATTCGATGTTTTCTTCTCTAGTTTCCAGATACGGGGGGAACACTTCTTCTTCAGAACCCACGGAAGAAGAATTTGAGGCTACACAGAAAAAACTTGAAAGAAAAAGGTCCTCCACGAAATCAAAGCGCAAGTAA